TGCTCGCGGCCTCGACCTCCCACTCCTCCGGGCGGAACGCCAGAGCGGCGTCCAGTTCCTCGGCGGAGACGTCCAGGCCGTCGGTGTCCAGGGAGCCGGCCGTCGGCACGAAGCCGATCGGGGTCTCGACGGCGTCGGCCTTGCCCTCGATGCGCTCGATGGCCCACTTCAGCACGCGGGAGTTCTCACCGAAACCGGGCCACGCGAAGCCACCCTCGGGAGTGCGGCGGAACCAGTTGACCAGGAAGATCTTCGGCAGCTTCTCCGGGTTCGCCTTGGCGGACAGCGAGATCCAGTGCTTCAGGTAGTCGCCGGCGTTGTAGCCGATGAACGGCAGCATGGCCATGGGATCGCGGCGCACCACACCGACGGCACCGGCCGCGGCGGCCGTCGTCTCGGAGGAGAGCGTGGAGCCCATGAAGATGCCGTTGGTCCAGTCGCGGGCCTCGGTCACCAGCGGGATGGTGGTCTTGCGGCGTCCGCCGAACAGGATGGCATCCACCTGGACGCCCTCGGGAGCGAAGTACTCCTCGGCGAGCATGTCGATCTGGTCGATCGGGGTGCAGAAGCGCGAGTTCGGGTGCGCTGCCGGGCGGCCCGACTCGGGGGTCCAGTCGTTACCCTGCCAGTCGGTCAGGTGCGCCGGGGTCTCGTCGGTCATACCCTCCCACCAGACACCGCCGTCGTCGGTCAGGGCGACGTTGGTGAAGATGCTGTTGCCCTTGGCGATGGCGCGCATGGCGTTGGGGTTGGTGCCCCAGCCGGTGCCGGGAGCGACGCCGAACAGGCCTGCCTCCGGATTCACGGCCCGGAGCTCACCGTCCTTGCCGAAGCGCATCCAGTTGATGTCATCGCCGAGGGTCTCGACCTTCCAGCCCTTGATGGTGGGGTCGAGGAGCGCGAGGTTGGTCTTGCCACACGCGGACGGGAAGGCCGCCGCCACGTGGTAGTCCTTGTTCTCCGGGCTGGTGAGCTTGAGGATCAGCATGTGCTCGGCGAGCCAGCCCTCGTCCCGGGCCATCACCGAGGCGATGCGCAGGGAGAAGCACTTCTTGCCCAGCAGCGCGTTCCCGCCGTAGCCGGAACCGTACGACACGATCGAGCGCTCCTCCGGGAAGTGCACGATCCACTTGTCCGGGTTGCATGGCCAGGCGACGTCCTTCTGACCGGGCTCTAGCGGAGCGCCCACGGAGTGCAGCGCGGGGACGAAGAAGGCGTTCGTGGCGGTCAGCTTGTCCAGCACGTCGGTGCCGATGCGCGCCATGATGCGCATCGAGGCGACCACGTAGGCGGAGTCGGTGATCTCGACGCCGAACTTGGGGTCCTCGGCGTCAAGGTGACCCATGACGAACGGGATGACGTACATGGTGCGGCCACGCATGGAGCCGGCGAAGAGGGTGTTGAGCTTCCCCTTCATCTCGGCGGGGGCCATCCAGTTGTTGGTGAAGCCGGCATCGGCCTCCTTCTCGGAGCAGATGAAGGTCTGCTCTTCCACGCGGGCCACGTCGGCCGGATCGGAGAAGGCGGCGAAGGAGTTCGGGAAGGTCTCCGGGTTGAGGGGGACCAGGGTGCCGGCCTCGACCAGTTCAGTGGTCAGGCGTGCGTACTCTTCTTCGGAACCGTTCACCCAGTAGATGGAGTCCGGCTGCGTCAGTTCTGCCACTTCCTCGACCCAGGCCAGAAGCTTCTGGTGGGTGGTGGGGGCGTCAGCTGTCAGGCGAGACGTCGTCAGATTTCCCATAGTGAGTCCTTTTCGATGGGTTCCTGGGCGGGTGTCTCAATCGTAGGTATGGACCACTGGACGGATTTTCAGCAATATTTGACGGGGAAGCCTCGTTCGGGACGTTTTCCGTGGTCGAATCACGCTTTTCGATCGTTTTTGTGATTAAGGTCACGTAGACCGGTACATGTGCGGGGCGTCACCGGCCGTCGATTTGGAAGCCGCCAGAAGTTCCCGTAAAGTTTATGAAGGTTCAACCGGGAGTCGCTTCCGGAATGACGCCAAGCGCCCATAGCTCAGCTGGAT
This region of Arthrobacter woluwensis genomic DNA includes:
- a CDS encoding phosphoenolpyruvate carboxykinase (GTP), translating into MGNLTTSRLTADAPTTHQKLLAWVEEVAELTQPDSIYWVNGSEEEYARLTTELVEAGTLVPLNPETFPNSFAAFSDPADVARVEEQTFICSEKEADAGFTNNWMAPAEMKGKLNTLFAGSMRGRTMYVIPFVMGHLDAEDPKFGVEITDSAYVVASMRIMARIGTDVLDKLTATNAFFVPALHSVGAPLEPGQKDVAWPCNPDKWIVHFPEERSIVSYGSGYGGNALLGKKCFSLRIASVMARDEGWLAEHMLILKLTSPENKDYHVAAAFPSACGKTNLALLDPTIKGWKVETLGDDINWMRFGKDGELRAVNPEAGLFGVAPGTGWGTNPNAMRAIAKGNSIFTNVALTDDGGVWWEGMTDETPAHLTDWQGNDWTPESGRPAAHPNSRFCTPIDQIDMLAEEYFAPEGVQVDAILFGGRRKTTIPLVTEARDWTNGIFMGSTLSSETTAAAAGAVGVVRRDPMAMLPFIGYNAGDYLKHWISLSAKANPEKLPKIFLVNWFRRTPEGGFAWPGFGENSRVLKWAIERIEGKADAVETPIGFVPTAGSLDTDGLDVSAEELDAALAFRPEEWEVEAASIEDWYANFGEALPADLRAELDGLKSRLAS